A single region of the Gasterosteus aculeatus chromosome 1, fGasAcu3.hap1.1, whole genome shotgun sequence genome encodes:
- the LOC120815563 gene encoding FERM, ARHGEF and pleckstrin domain-containing protein 1 isoform X1, translating into MVEPADRPSTAGHRLGAADSFGVSTLEPGLRPPAQPAGRQVSIRVQMLDDTQEVFQISQRSVGKVLFDLVCVHLNLAEGDYFGLEYQDHRKMTVWLDLLKPTLKQIRRPKNTILRFVVKFFPPDHTQLLEELTRYLFALQIKRDLACGRLVCNDTSAALLVSHIIQSEIGDFDETQSWQHLLHNKYLPDQDAIRDKITDCHRQHVGQTPAESDYQLLEIARRLEMYGVRLHPAKDREGSNLSLSVAHVGVLVFQGHTKINAFNWSKVRKLSFKRKKFLIKLRADPAQSAHHDTLEFAMASRDCCKVFWKICVEYHAFFRLFEEPKPKPKPILFTRGSSFRFSGRTQKQVIDYVKDSELKKLPFERKHSKILSHSGLSPHSPSFRSQVPKESAASVQQADRLDSVRPGHRGECNGPEEAPSATSGLRDAVAAAPGSDPIPSRQSHRGTGSSPDPQFLNPESPGSEDSPVGSHRVVVNGNGSLNGVPGPCPEGHHLSPLTSPLLTDAGCVRNDDEDEARRKKFPTDKAYFIAKELLTTERTYLKDLQVITESFHGVAVKDEAFPDSATSLISTSYDPVHEFHQGFLREVEQRLAQWEGRSNAHIKGDYQRIGDILLKNIQGLRQLTVHLQKHSECLVELERVCRSSRKAEAACRDFEQQRVCYLPLNIFLLRPLHRLLHYKLLLERLCKHYPPTHEDFRDCRAALADISEMVLQLQGTMMKMENFQKLLELKKDLTGIDNLAIPGREFIRLGCLSKLSGKGLQQRMFFLFSDSLVYTSRGMTPSNQFKVHGQLPLYGMTIRESEEEWGVPHSFTLFGQRQSVVVAASCAAEMERWVEDIRMAIDLAEQSSSPSTDLLPPGLSDNKLTEDGGAELESEDELSGSRSSLERPGHRGNTTVHVCWHRNTSVSMVDFSVAVENQLSGNLLRKFKNSNGWQKLWVVFTNFSLFFYKSHQDDYPLASLPLLGYSVTAPAESENIHKDYVFKLHFKSHVYYFRTESEYTFERWMEVIRSATCSASRSLSSSRKDLY; encoded by the exons CAACGTTCCGTGGGCAAAGTGCTGTTTGACCTGGTCTGTGTCCATCTCAACCTGGCCGAGGGAGACTATTTTGGACTGGAGTACCAGGACCATCGCAAGATGACG GTGTGGCTGGACCTGCTGAAGCCCACACTGAAACAGATCAGGC GGCCTAAAAACACCATCCTCCGCTTCGTGGTGAAGTTCTTCCCTCCTGACCACACGCAGCTCCTGGAGGAGCTGACTCG GTACCTGTTCGCTCTGCAGATAAAACGCGACCTGGCCTGTGGTCGACTCGTCTGCAACGACACAAGTGCCGCTCTCCTGGTGTCGCACATTATTCAGT CTGAAATAGGAGATTTTGATGAGACCCAGAGCTGGCAGCATCTCCTCCACAACAAGTACCTGCCCGACCAGGACGCCATCAGAGACAAGATCACCGACTGCCACCGCCAGCATGT CGGGCAGACTCCCGCGGAGTCGGACTACCAGCTGCTGGAGATCGCCCGGCGGTTGGAGATGTACGGCGTCCGTCTGCACCCGGCGAAGGACCGAGAGGGATCCAATCTCAGTCTGTCCGTGGCGCACGTTGGCGTGCTGGTTTTTCAG GGGCACACAAAAATCAACGCCTTCAACTGGTCCAAGGTCCGCAAGCTCAGCTTCAAACGCAAAAAGTTCCTAATCAAGCTGAGAGCGGATCCCGCT CAGAGCGCCCACCACGACACGCTGGAGTTCGCCATGGCCAGCAGGGATTGCTGTAAGGTCTTCTGGAAGATCTGCGTAGAGTACCACGCCTTCTTCAGGCTCTTCGAGGAGCCCAAGCCCAAACCCAAACCCATCCTCTTCACTAGAGGGTCCTCGTTCCGCTTCAG CGGTCGAACCCAGAAGCAGGTCATCGACTATGTGAAGGACTCGGAGCTCAAGAAACTCCCGTTTGAAAG GAAGCACAGTAAGATCCTGTCACATAGCGGCCTGTCACCCCATTCTCCGTCCTTCAGATCCCAAGTGCCAAAAGAG AGTGCCGCGTCGGTGCAGCAAGCGGACCGGCTTGACTCGGTCAGACCGGGCCATCGAGGCGAATGCAACGGTCCAGAGGAGGCCCCGTCGGCCACCAGCGGCCTCCGCGAtgcggtggcggcggcgccCGGCTCCGACCCGATTCCGTCCCGACAGAGCCACCGCGGCACCGGATCATCGCCGGACCCGCAGTTCCTCAACCCAG aaAGCCCCGGTTCGGAGGACTCCCCGGTGGGAAGTCACCGCGTGGTCGTTAACGGCAACGGCTCTCTGAATGGCGTCCCGGGTCCGTGTCCCGAGGGACACCACCTGTCGCCCCTCACCAGCCCGCTGCTCACCGACGCCGGATGTGTCCGCAACGACGACGAAGACGAGGCCAGGAGGAAG AAGTTTCCCACAGACAAGGCTTACTTCATAGCCAAGGAGCTGCTGACCACGGAGCGGACCTACCTCAAAGACCTGCAGGTCATCACCGAG TCCTTCCACGGTGTCGCGGTGAAAGACGAGGCCTTCCCCGACTCCGCGACGAGCCTGATCTCCACCAGCTACGACCCCGTCCACGAGTTCCACCAGGGATTCCTCAGGGAGGTGGAGCAGCGGCTGGCCCAGTG ggAGGGTCGCTCCAACGCTCACATTAAAGGAGACTATCAACGCATTGGTGACATTCTGCTGAAGAACATTCAGGGTCTGAGG CAGTTGACGGTTCATCTTCAGAAGCATTCAGAGTGCCTGGTCGAACTGGAGCGGGTCTGCAG GTCCAGTCGGAAAGCGGAGGCTGCGTGTCGAGACTTTGAGCAGCAGAGGGTTTGCTACCTGCCCCTCAACATCTTCCTCCTCAGGCCCCTCCACCGCCTGCTGCACTACAAACTCCTCCTGGAGAGGCTCTGCAAGCACTACCCGCCCACCCACGAGGACTTCAGGGACTGCAGAG CGGCCCTGGCGGACATCTCCGAGAtggtgctgcagctgcagggcaCCATGATGAAGATGGAGAACTTCCAGAAGCTTCTGGAGCTGAAGAAAGATCTGACCGGCATCGACAACCTCGCCATCCCGGGGAGG GAATTTATTCGGCTCGGTTGCCTCAGCAAGCTCTCGGGAAAGGGCCTCCAGCAGAGGATGTTCTTCCTG ttCAGTGATTCCTTGGTGTACACCAGTCGAGGAATGACCCCGTCCAACCAGTTTAAAGTCCACGGCCAGCTGCCGTTGTACGGCATGACG ATCAGAGAGAGTGAGGAGGAGTGGGGCGTCCCTCATTCCTTCACCTTGTTTGGACAGCGCCAGTCTGTGGTTGTGGCAGCCag CTGTGCGGCGGAGATGGAGCGGTGGGTGGAGGACATCAGGATGGCCATCGACCTGgcggagcagagcagcagcccgAGCACTGACCTGCTGCCCCCCGGCCTCTCTGACAACA AGCTGACGGAGGACGGCGGAGCGGAGCTGGAGTCGGAGGACGAGCTCAGCGGCTCGCGCTCGTCTCTGGAGCGCCCCGGTCACCGTGGCAACACCACCGTGCACGTCTGTTGGCATCGCAACACCAGCGTGTCCATGGTGGACTTCAGCGTCGCCGTGGAG AACCAGCTGTCTGGTAACCTGCTGCGGAAGTTCAAGAACAGCAACGGCTGGCAGAAGCTCTGGGTGGTCTTCACCAACTTCAGCCTCTTCTTCTACAAGTCGCACCAg GACGACTACCCTCTGGCCAGCCTTCCTCTGCTGGGCTACTCCGTCACCGCCCCGGCCGAGTCCGAGAACATCCACAAAGACTACGTCTTCAAGCTCCACTTCAAATCCCACGTGTACTACTTCAGAACAGAGAGCGAGTACACCTTCGAAAG GTGGATGGAGGTGATCCGCAGTGCCACCTGCTCTGCCAGCCGCTCCCTGTCCAGCTCCCGGAAAGACCTTTACTGA
- the LOC120815563 gene encoding FERM, ARHGEF and pleckstrin domain-containing protein 1 isoform X3 has translation MVEPADRPSTAGHRLGAADSFGVSTLEPGLRPPAQPAGRQVSIRVQMLDDTQEVFQISQRSVGKVLFDLVCVHLNLAEGDYFGLEYQDHRKMTVWLDLLKPTLKQIRRPKNTILRFVVKFFPPDHTQLLEELTRYLFALQIKRDLACGRLVCNDTSAALLVSHIIQSEIGDFDETQSWQHLLHNKYLPDQDAIRDKITDCHRQHVGQTPAESDYQLLEIARRLEMYGVRLHPAKDREGSNLSLSVAHVGVLVFQGHTKINAFNWSKVRKLSFKRKKFLIKLRADPASAHHDTLEFAMASRDCCKVFWKICVEYHAFFRLFEEPKPKPKPILFTRGSSFRFSGRTQKQVIDYVKDSELKKLPFERKHSKILSHSGLSPHSPSFRSQVPKESAASVQQADRLDSVRPGHRGECNGPEEAPSATSGLRDAVAAAPGSDPIPSRQSHRGTGSSPDPQFLNPESPGSEDSPVGSHRVVVNGNGSLNGVPGPCPEGHHLSPLTSPLLTDAGCVRNDDEDEARRKKFPTDKAYFIAKELLTTERTYLKDLQVITESFHGVAVKDEAFPDSATSLISTSYDPVHEFHQGFLREVEQRLAQWEGRSNAHIKGDYQRIGDILLKNIQGLRQLTVHLQKHSECLVELERVCRSSRKAEAACRDFEQQRVCYLPLNIFLLRPLHRLLHYKLLLERLCKHYPPTHEDFRDCRAALADISEMVLQLQGTMMKMENFQKLLELKKDLTGIDNLAIPGREFIRLGCLSKLSGKGLQQRMFFLFSDSLVYTSRGMTPSNQFKVHGQLPLYGMTIRESEEEWGVPHSFTLFGQRQSVVVAASCAAEMERWVEDIRMAIDLAEQSSSPSTDLLPPGLSDNKLTEDGGAELESEDELSGSRSSLERPGHRGNTTVHVCWHRNTSVSMVDFSVAVENQLSGNLLRKFKNSNGWQKLWVVFTNFSLFFYKSHQDDYPLASLPLLGYSVTAPAESENIHKDYVFKLHFKSHVYYFRTESEYTFERWMEVIRSATCSASRSLSSSRKDLY, from the exons CAACGTTCCGTGGGCAAAGTGCTGTTTGACCTGGTCTGTGTCCATCTCAACCTGGCCGAGGGAGACTATTTTGGACTGGAGTACCAGGACCATCGCAAGATGACG GTGTGGCTGGACCTGCTGAAGCCCACACTGAAACAGATCAGGC GGCCTAAAAACACCATCCTCCGCTTCGTGGTGAAGTTCTTCCCTCCTGACCACACGCAGCTCCTGGAGGAGCTGACTCG GTACCTGTTCGCTCTGCAGATAAAACGCGACCTGGCCTGTGGTCGACTCGTCTGCAACGACACAAGTGCCGCTCTCCTGGTGTCGCACATTATTCAGT CTGAAATAGGAGATTTTGATGAGACCCAGAGCTGGCAGCATCTCCTCCACAACAAGTACCTGCCCGACCAGGACGCCATCAGAGACAAGATCACCGACTGCCACCGCCAGCATGT CGGGCAGACTCCCGCGGAGTCGGACTACCAGCTGCTGGAGATCGCCCGGCGGTTGGAGATGTACGGCGTCCGTCTGCACCCGGCGAAGGACCGAGAGGGATCCAATCTCAGTCTGTCCGTGGCGCACGTTGGCGTGCTGGTTTTTCAG GGGCACACAAAAATCAACGCCTTCAACTGGTCCAAGGTCCGCAAGCTCAGCTTCAAACGCAAAAAGTTCCTAATCAAGCTGAGAGCGGATCCCGCT AGCGCCCACCACGACACGCTGGAGTTCGCCATGGCCAGCAGGGATTGCTGTAAGGTCTTCTGGAAGATCTGCGTAGAGTACCACGCCTTCTTCAGGCTCTTCGAGGAGCCCAAGCCCAAACCCAAACCCATCCTCTTCACTAGAGGGTCCTCGTTCCGCTTCAG CGGTCGAACCCAGAAGCAGGTCATCGACTATGTGAAGGACTCGGAGCTCAAGAAACTCCCGTTTGAAAG GAAGCACAGTAAGATCCTGTCACATAGCGGCCTGTCACCCCATTCTCCGTCCTTCAGATCCCAAGTGCCAAAAGAG AGTGCCGCGTCGGTGCAGCAAGCGGACCGGCTTGACTCGGTCAGACCGGGCCATCGAGGCGAATGCAACGGTCCAGAGGAGGCCCCGTCGGCCACCAGCGGCCTCCGCGAtgcggtggcggcggcgccCGGCTCCGACCCGATTCCGTCCCGACAGAGCCACCGCGGCACCGGATCATCGCCGGACCCGCAGTTCCTCAACCCAG aaAGCCCCGGTTCGGAGGACTCCCCGGTGGGAAGTCACCGCGTGGTCGTTAACGGCAACGGCTCTCTGAATGGCGTCCCGGGTCCGTGTCCCGAGGGACACCACCTGTCGCCCCTCACCAGCCCGCTGCTCACCGACGCCGGATGTGTCCGCAACGACGACGAAGACGAGGCCAGGAGGAAG AAGTTTCCCACAGACAAGGCTTACTTCATAGCCAAGGAGCTGCTGACCACGGAGCGGACCTACCTCAAAGACCTGCAGGTCATCACCGAG TCCTTCCACGGTGTCGCGGTGAAAGACGAGGCCTTCCCCGACTCCGCGACGAGCCTGATCTCCACCAGCTACGACCCCGTCCACGAGTTCCACCAGGGATTCCTCAGGGAGGTGGAGCAGCGGCTGGCCCAGTG ggAGGGTCGCTCCAACGCTCACATTAAAGGAGACTATCAACGCATTGGTGACATTCTGCTGAAGAACATTCAGGGTCTGAGG CAGTTGACGGTTCATCTTCAGAAGCATTCAGAGTGCCTGGTCGAACTGGAGCGGGTCTGCAG GTCCAGTCGGAAAGCGGAGGCTGCGTGTCGAGACTTTGAGCAGCAGAGGGTTTGCTACCTGCCCCTCAACATCTTCCTCCTCAGGCCCCTCCACCGCCTGCTGCACTACAAACTCCTCCTGGAGAGGCTCTGCAAGCACTACCCGCCCACCCACGAGGACTTCAGGGACTGCAGAG CGGCCCTGGCGGACATCTCCGAGAtggtgctgcagctgcagggcaCCATGATGAAGATGGAGAACTTCCAGAAGCTTCTGGAGCTGAAGAAAGATCTGACCGGCATCGACAACCTCGCCATCCCGGGGAGG GAATTTATTCGGCTCGGTTGCCTCAGCAAGCTCTCGGGAAAGGGCCTCCAGCAGAGGATGTTCTTCCTG ttCAGTGATTCCTTGGTGTACACCAGTCGAGGAATGACCCCGTCCAACCAGTTTAAAGTCCACGGCCAGCTGCCGTTGTACGGCATGACG ATCAGAGAGAGTGAGGAGGAGTGGGGCGTCCCTCATTCCTTCACCTTGTTTGGACAGCGCCAGTCTGTGGTTGTGGCAGCCag CTGTGCGGCGGAGATGGAGCGGTGGGTGGAGGACATCAGGATGGCCATCGACCTGgcggagcagagcagcagcccgAGCACTGACCTGCTGCCCCCCGGCCTCTCTGACAACA AGCTGACGGAGGACGGCGGAGCGGAGCTGGAGTCGGAGGACGAGCTCAGCGGCTCGCGCTCGTCTCTGGAGCGCCCCGGTCACCGTGGCAACACCACCGTGCACGTCTGTTGGCATCGCAACACCAGCGTGTCCATGGTGGACTTCAGCGTCGCCGTGGAG AACCAGCTGTCTGGTAACCTGCTGCGGAAGTTCAAGAACAGCAACGGCTGGCAGAAGCTCTGGGTGGTCTTCACCAACTTCAGCCTCTTCTTCTACAAGTCGCACCAg GACGACTACCCTCTGGCCAGCCTTCCTCTGCTGGGCTACTCCGTCACCGCCCCGGCCGAGTCCGAGAACATCCACAAAGACTACGTCTTCAAGCTCCACTTCAAATCCCACGTGTACTACTTCAGAACAGAGAGCGAGTACACCTTCGAAAG GTGGATGGAGGTGATCCGCAGTGCCACCTGCTCTGCCAGCCGCTCCCTGTCCAGCTCCCGGAAAGACCTTTACTGA
- the LOC120815563 gene encoding FERM, ARHGEF and pleckstrin domain-containing protein 1 isoform X4 — MVEPADRPSTAGHRLGAADSFGVSTLEPGLRPPAQPAGRQVSIRVQMLDDTQEVFQISQRSVGKVLFDLVCVHLNLAEGDYFGLEYQDHRKMTVWLDLLKPTLKQIRRPKNTILRFVVKFFPPDHTQLLEELTRYLFALQIKRDLACGRLVCNDTSAALLVSHIIQSEIGDFDETQSWQHLLHNKYLPDQDAIRDKITDCHRQHVGQTPAESDYQLLEIARRLEMYGVRLHPAKDREGSNLSLSVAHVGVLVFQGHTKINAFNWSKVRKLSFKRKKFLIKLRADPASAHHDTLEFAMASRDCCKVFWKICVEYHAFFRLFEEPKPKPKPILFTRGSSFRFSGRTQKQVIDYVKDSELKKLPFERKHSKILSHSGLSPHSPSFRSQVPKESAASVQQADRLDSVRPGHRGECNGPEEAPSATSGLRDAVAAAPGSDPIPSRQSHRGTGSSPDPQFLNPESPGSEDSPVGSHRVVVNGNGSLNGVPGPCPEGHHLSPLTSPLLTDAGCVRNDDEDEARRKFPTDKAYFIAKELLTTERTYLKDLQVITESFHGVAVKDEAFPDSATSLISTSYDPVHEFHQGFLREVEQRLAQWEGRSNAHIKGDYQRIGDILLKNIQGLRQLTVHLQKHSECLVELERVCRSSRKAEAACRDFEQQRVCYLPLNIFLLRPLHRLLHYKLLLERLCKHYPPTHEDFRDCRAALADISEMVLQLQGTMMKMENFQKLLELKKDLTGIDNLAIPGREFIRLGCLSKLSGKGLQQRMFFLFSDSLVYTSRGMTPSNQFKVHGQLPLYGMTIRESEEEWGVPHSFTLFGQRQSVVVAASCAAEMERWVEDIRMAIDLAEQSSSPSTDLLPPGLSDNKLTEDGGAELESEDELSGSRSSLERPGHRGNTTVHVCWHRNTSVSMVDFSVAVENQLSGNLLRKFKNSNGWQKLWVVFTNFSLFFYKSHQDDYPLASLPLLGYSVTAPAESENIHKDYVFKLHFKSHVYYFRTESEYTFERWMEVIRSATCSASRSLSSSRKDLY, encoded by the exons CAACGTTCCGTGGGCAAAGTGCTGTTTGACCTGGTCTGTGTCCATCTCAACCTGGCCGAGGGAGACTATTTTGGACTGGAGTACCAGGACCATCGCAAGATGACG GTGTGGCTGGACCTGCTGAAGCCCACACTGAAACAGATCAGGC GGCCTAAAAACACCATCCTCCGCTTCGTGGTGAAGTTCTTCCCTCCTGACCACACGCAGCTCCTGGAGGAGCTGACTCG GTACCTGTTCGCTCTGCAGATAAAACGCGACCTGGCCTGTGGTCGACTCGTCTGCAACGACACAAGTGCCGCTCTCCTGGTGTCGCACATTATTCAGT CTGAAATAGGAGATTTTGATGAGACCCAGAGCTGGCAGCATCTCCTCCACAACAAGTACCTGCCCGACCAGGACGCCATCAGAGACAAGATCACCGACTGCCACCGCCAGCATGT CGGGCAGACTCCCGCGGAGTCGGACTACCAGCTGCTGGAGATCGCCCGGCGGTTGGAGATGTACGGCGTCCGTCTGCACCCGGCGAAGGACCGAGAGGGATCCAATCTCAGTCTGTCCGTGGCGCACGTTGGCGTGCTGGTTTTTCAG GGGCACACAAAAATCAACGCCTTCAACTGGTCCAAGGTCCGCAAGCTCAGCTTCAAACGCAAAAAGTTCCTAATCAAGCTGAGAGCGGATCCCGCT AGCGCCCACCACGACACGCTGGAGTTCGCCATGGCCAGCAGGGATTGCTGTAAGGTCTTCTGGAAGATCTGCGTAGAGTACCACGCCTTCTTCAGGCTCTTCGAGGAGCCCAAGCCCAAACCCAAACCCATCCTCTTCACTAGAGGGTCCTCGTTCCGCTTCAG CGGTCGAACCCAGAAGCAGGTCATCGACTATGTGAAGGACTCGGAGCTCAAGAAACTCCCGTTTGAAAG GAAGCACAGTAAGATCCTGTCACATAGCGGCCTGTCACCCCATTCTCCGTCCTTCAGATCCCAAGTGCCAAAAGAG AGTGCCGCGTCGGTGCAGCAAGCGGACCGGCTTGACTCGGTCAGACCGGGCCATCGAGGCGAATGCAACGGTCCAGAGGAGGCCCCGTCGGCCACCAGCGGCCTCCGCGAtgcggtggcggcggcgccCGGCTCCGACCCGATTCCGTCCCGACAGAGCCACCGCGGCACCGGATCATCGCCGGACCCGCAGTTCCTCAACCCAG aaAGCCCCGGTTCGGAGGACTCCCCGGTGGGAAGTCACCGCGTGGTCGTTAACGGCAACGGCTCTCTGAATGGCGTCCCGGGTCCGTGTCCCGAGGGACACCACCTGTCGCCCCTCACCAGCCCGCTGCTCACCGACGCCGGATGTGTCCGCAACGACGACGAAGACGAGGCCAGGAGGAAG TTTCCCACAGACAAGGCTTACTTCATAGCCAAGGAGCTGCTGACCACGGAGCGGACCTACCTCAAAGACCTGCAGGTCATCACCGAG TCCTTCCACGGTGTCGCGGTGAAAGACGAGGCCTTCCCCGACTCCGCGACGAGCCTGATCTCCACCAGCTACGACCCCGTCCACGAGTTCCACCAGGGATTCCTCAGGGAGGTGGAGCAGCGGCTGGCCCAGTG ggAGGGTCGCTCCAACGCTCACATTAAAGGAGACTATCAACGCATTGGTGACATTCTGCTGAAGAACATTCAGGGTCTGAGG CAGTTGACGGTTCATCTTCAGAAGCATTCAGAGTGCCTGGTCGAACTGGAGCGGGTCTGCAG GTCCAGTCGGAAAGCGGAGGCTGCGTGTCGAGACTTTGAGCAGCAGAGGGTTTGCTACCTGCCCCTCAACATCTTCCTCCTCAGGCCCCTCCACCGCCTGCTGCACTACAAACTCCTCCTGGAGAGGCTCTGCAAGCACTACCCGCCCACCCACGAGGACTTCAGGGACTGCAGAG CGGCCCTGGCGGACATCTCCGAGAtggtgctgcagctgcagggcaCCATGATGAAGATGGAGAACTTCCAGAAGCTTCTGGAGCTGAAGAAAGATCTGACCGGCATCGACAACCTCGCCATCCCGGGGAGG GAATTTATTCGGCTCGGTTGCCTCAGCAAGCTCTCGGGAAAGGGCCTCCAGCAGAGGATGTTCTTCCTG ttCAGTGATTCCTTGGTGTACACCAGTCGAGGAATGACCCCGTCCAACCAGTTTAAAGTCCACGGCCAGCTGCCGTTGTACGGCATGACG ATCAGAGAGAGTGAGGAGGAGTGGGGCGTCCCTCATTCCTTCACCTTGTTTGGACAGCGCCAGTCTGTGGTTGTGGCAGCCag CTGTGCGGCGGAGATGGAGCGGTGGGTGGAGGACATCAGGATGGCCATCGACCTGgcggagcagagcagcagcccgAGCACTGACCTGCTGCCCCCCGGCCTCTCTGACAACA AGCTGACGGAGGACGGCGGAGCGGAGCTGGAGTCGGAGGACGAGCTCAGCGGCTCGCGCTCGTCTCTGGAGCGCCCCGGTCACCGTGGCAACACCACCGTGCACGTCTGTTGGCATCGCAACACCAGCGTGTCCATGGTGGACTTCAGCGTCGCCGTGGAG AACCAGCTGTCTGGTAACCTGCTGCGGAAGTTCAAGAACAGCAACGGCTGGCAGAAGCTCTGGGTGGTCTTCACCAACTTCAGCCTCTTCTTCTACAAGTCGCACCAg GACGACTACCCTCTGGCCAGCCTTCCTCTGCTGGGCTACTCCGTCACCGCCCCGGCCGAGTCCGAGAACATCCACAAAGACTACGTCTTCAAGCTCCACTTCAAATCCCACGTGTACTACTTCAGAACAGAGAGCGAGTACACCTTCGAAAG GTGGATGGAGGTGATCCGCAGTGCCACCTGCTCTGCCAGCCGCTCCCTGTCCAGCTCCCGGAAAGACCTTTACTGA